The sequence below is a genomic window from Acetobacteroides hydrogenigenes.
AACTCCCGACGGCAACTCGTTTCAGCAGGAGGTAGGGTATCAGAGCATAAGTACTATCAATAAAATGCTAACCTCGTACCCTACAGATATGAACCAGGTTTATGCAATCCTTTTTAGTAGTAGTAAGGGTAGCGACTCTTCTTTATTGGCTTTAGGCGATGCCTACTTAAACGTTGCGAAGAATGCTCCCGAAGCTTCGAAATCCCGGTTACTTGCTTTGTCCGAATCGTCTTATAAGAAGGCTTGTAAGATGGGAGAAAAGGTCGGCCATGCAACGATTAGAGATCTTGCAAAGCTGCGTACAATATCCATTTTTGTTGAAAAGGGGAAACCCCAAAAAGCAGTTGAAGCCTTAAATAGGGAGGTGAAGGTGGAGGAACTTTGTGCTGAAGCAAAACCTGAAGTTGCGGCATTGTATATGCGCGCATACATAGCCTTAAACAATAAGGAGGAAGCAAAGAAGTATCTGCAGCAGCTTAAGGAAGATTCAAATGCCGTAACTATTATTGAACGTTACCAGGATGAAATAAAGCGGCTCAACTAAAGCGGCTTTAACCATAAAAGAATAGCCAGGCCACGTTGGATGGTCTGGCTATTCTTTTATGAGGACTACATGCTTACCGTTACCGCTTTTGTTGGCTTGCTCTCGTTGTAGAGGCGGTCCAGAGCGGTGATGCTAAAGCGAACGTGCTTCTTGCCCTTCTTCTTATTCTTCTTTAGGATAATGGAGGTGTCTCTTGTTATCGTGTAGATGTTGGCTGGGTTGCTGTAGTCTACCTTGTCGCTAAATCGGTACACAACAAAGTATCTAGCCCTGTCCATTTCGGAGGATGCGGTGTCGCTCACCGTCCAGCTAAGCCTTACGTTTTTCTTACGATCCTTTACGGTAAAGTGTACGGGTGCAGCAGGAGGAAGGCTGTCGATAAAACGCATTTGGGGAACGATTGCCGGATAGCGGTAGTACTGCTTCTTTAGCTGCTCGTTTACGTTTAGGCTATTGTTGAGGAACGACTTTGCGCTAAAGAAGATGCTCCCTTCAATCTCTGGGATGGTTCGGTTGAGTTCCAGCTGTCGGCTGATCTCCTTTCCATCGGCCCACTCCTTGGTCTTCGACTGAGGGTCGACCCTGTAGTAGCCCTGACCGATGTAGAGGGGAGTTCCGTTGCTGTTCTTGCTCCACCATTGGGCCAGCGTTTTATAGTCGGCCACCTTTAGGCCGATGTGCCAGTAGAGCTGGGGAACCACGTAGTCGATCCACCGATTCTGCATCCAATGAAGGATGTCGGCGTACAGGTCGTCGTAGTTCGATCCGCCGTTGGTTTCCGACCCGCGGGGATCGCTCGCCTTATTCCTCCATATCCCAAATGGCGATATGCCGAACTTTACGAACGGCTTTGCCGCGCGAATGCTATCGCGGATTGCCTTAATAATTAGGTTTACGTTATCGCGTCGCCATGCCTCTTTTTGATCGGAAGCGAAGCCACGTGGGTAGGCGGCAAACGATGCGCTATCGGGGAAGTCTACCCCTTTAATCTTGTAGGGATAGAAGTAGTCGTCGAAGTGAACGCCGTCAACATCGTAGCGGTTTACCACGTCCATGATAACCTTAAGCACGTGCTCGCGCGTTTGTGGTAGCGCAGGATCGAAGTAGCGCTGGTTGCCGTAGGTAACCAGCCATTCGGGGTGCTGCTTAATGATGTGTGTTGAGTCGATGTCCTTATAGGTGGTATCCTTGATGGTTCGGTAGGGGTTAAACCATGCGTGGAACTCGATGCAGCGCTTGTGGCACTCGTCAATCATAAACTTTAGCGGATCGTAGTATGGATTGGGGGCCAAACCTTGCTTGCCGGTGAGGTACATCGACCACGGTTCTATGCTTGAGCTGTACAGCGCATCGGCGCACGGACGAACCTGCACGATTACGGCATTTATGCCAACATCTTTAAGCTGATCGATCATCTTAATAAACTCCTGCCGCTGCTGTTCGGGGGTAAGCCCCTTCGTCGATGGCCAGTCAATATTCTCTACCGAGGCTATCCATGCAGCACGCATCTCGTGCTTGGGATTTACAGTTCGAGCCCAAGTTGCAGCAGCTAAGGTTAGCAGTAGGGCAGTAAGTACGAGGCGTAACGATTCTTTCTTCATGCGTTTAATGTCGTCCGGTTTTGATCTCAAATTTGGGGATTATTTCGGAAAGGTTGGCATGCACCAATGTAAAAGGGGGCATCTTTTCGGATGCCCCCTTTTTATATTATGCGATCTGTTAGAGCGTTTTCTTAACTTCAATCAGCTCGTAGCCTTCGATAAAGTCGCCTACCTGAATATCGTTGAATCCCTTGGTGTTCAAACCGCACTCGAATCCGCTCTTAACTTCTTTAACGTCATCCTTAAAGCGCTTGAGCGATTCTAACTCGCCAGTATGGATTACGATACCATCGCGGATAACGCGGATCTTGGAGTTACGGGTAACCGTACCTTCACGAACGATACATCCGGCAATCGTCCCCACCTTGGTGATCTTGAAGACCTCCATAACCTCAATCGAACATGTGGTTTCTTCCTTGATTTCGGGAGAAAGCATGCCAACGATGGCGTCCTTAACTTCGTTAATAGCATCGTAGATGATCGAGTAGTGGCGAATTTCGATCCCCTCGTTCTCTGCAATGCGGCGGGCATTGGTTGATGGTCGAACTTGGAAACCAACGATAATTGCGTTTGATGCAGCAGCCAACAGAACGTCCGATTCCGAAATCTGACCTACAGCTTTGTGGATTACGTTAACCTGTACCTCTTCGTTCGAAAGCTTGATGAGCGAGTCGGTAAGCGCCTCGATAGAACCGTCCACGTCTCCCTTAACGATGATGTTAAGCTCCTTGAAGTTTCCGATGGCAATACGGCGACCGATTTCGTCGAGGGTGATATGCTTGGTAGCACGTAGTCCCTGCATACGCTGCAGCTGCTCGCGCTTGTTGGCAATATCCTTTGCCTCGCGCTCTTCGAGTACGTTGAAGGTTTCCCCTGCTGTTGGTGCTCCGTTCAACCCGAGCATAAGAACAGGAACCGAAGGGCCTGCCTTGGTGATCTTCTTACCACGTTCGTTGAACATTGCCTTTACGCGACCGTAGTATTGTCCTGAAAGAACAACATCTCCAATATTAAGCGTTCCCGAATGAACCAGCATCGTGGTAACGTAGCCACGACCTTTATCAAGGGTCGATTCAATAACAGAACCCTTTGCGTTCTTATTTGGGTTAGCCTTCAGCTCAAGCATTTCAGCCTCTAGCAGTACCTTGTCAAGAAGTTCCTGAATACCTTCTCCCTTCTTAGCCGAGATTTCTTGAACCTGATACTTACCTCCCCAATCCTCAACGAGGTAGTTCATGGCGGCAAGTTGTTCTCGGATCTTATCGGGGTTTGCACCTGGCTTGTCCACCTTGTTGATGGCAAACACCATTGGAACACCTGCTGCAACCGCGTGGTTGATGGCCTCCTTGGTTTGTGGCATCACGCTATCGTCTGCTGCAATAATGATGATGGCGATATCGGTAACCTTAGCACCACGGGCACGCATTGCGGTAAACGCTTCGTGACCAGGGGTATCTAGGAAGGTAATCCTGCGCTCTTCGTCGATTTTTACAGAGTAAGCTCCAATGTGCTGGGTGATACCACCAGCCTCACCGGCTATTACGTTCGCCTTACGGATGTAGTCCAGCAGCGATGTTTTACCGTGGTCTACGTGTCCCATTACGGTAACGATAGGAGAGCGGGGGAGAAGATCCTCTGGTCTGTCCTCCTCTTCCTGAATAGATTCTTGGATCTCGGCAGCAACGAACTCAACCTTGTACCCGAACTCTTCTGCTACCAAAACAAGAGCCTCTGCATCCAAACGCTGGTTGATGGAAACCATCAAACCTAGGTTCATGCAGGCTCCAATTACATCGGTAACCGGAACATCCATCATGTTTGCCAACTCGTTAACGGTAACGAATTCGGTTACCTTGATGATGCTGCGTTCGGCCTCGGCAAGCTCCTGCTCGGCCATCATACGCTGACGAACATCGTCGCGCTTATCTCTACGATATTTAGAACTCTTGCTCTTCGCGCCTTTTGCGGTAAGACGAGCTAGAGTGTCCTTAATTTGCTTTTGTACATCCTCGTCGCTAACCTCCTTGTGAACAGGTTTCTTAGCAGCGAACTTTGAACCACCTTTTTGGGGTCCCCCTGCATTGCGGTTAACCTGTAGGCGGTTGCCACCTCCTTGACCAGGTTGGCCAGGCTGACTACCGGCCTGTGGCTGGCGAGGTCCTTTCTGTGGACGGTTGGCATCGGTTTGTTTTGGACCCTTTTCTAGAGGTTTTGCGCGAGGAGGGAATTGTGGCTGACGAACTTCTTGGGACTTAGCCTCACCCTCTACGTTAACTTTCTGATCGGGCTTAATGCGTTTCCGTTTCTTTTTATTCTTATCCCCTGCATTTGGGTTGCCTACCGATGTGGCAACTGGTTTTTTCTTAGGCGCAAAGGCCGAAAGGTCAATTTTGCCAACAACCGTTGGTCCCGAGAGCTTCTCCACGTCAGCCCTAAAAAGTTCTTCGCTGGTTTCGGTAGCTGTTTCAGCCACTACTTCTTCTTTTACAACTTCTTCTTTCACTAAATCAGTTTTCGTTTCTTCAACGCCCTTCTTAGGTTGCTCGGTGGCTTCCGGCTCTTTTTCAGGTGCAGGAGTTGGCTGGGGGCGATTTTGTTGTTTGCCTTCGGTTTCGGTAGGTGCTGCTGGCTTTTCTTGCACAGGCTTTACCTCTTCTTCCACCTTTGTATGTTCCTTTGGGGTTACAGGAGCAGCTGGCTCTATGTCTGTAGCCTTTTCTATTTTAACTTCTTGAGGTTTTTCGATAGGAGCAGATACGGTTTTCTCCGCTTTAACCTCAGCAGCAGGTTGCGGTTTTTCCTTCTCTTCGATAGGGGCTTCACTGGTTGCAGGACGAGTGGTACGCTTAGGCTCGAGATCTATCTTGCCTATGATGTTTGGACCCTTAATTTTGGGTGCTTCAATTTTCTCCACTTCAGGTTCGTGCGGCTTATGCCTTTCGGTGCTGGTGTTGTCCTTAAGGATGATGCTTCTTTCGCTATCGTCATCGCCTTCATCTTCATCGGAAGGGCTTGAGCCTTTAAGCACGTCGTCAATAGACACAGCGGCCTTCTTTTCCCGAATGCCCTTCAGGTCAACCTTGCTGGCTTCTGCCTTTAGCTTAAATTCCTTGCCGAATTCCTTCTCCAGCAATAGGTATGCTTCGGTGGTTATTTTTGCATTAGGGTTCGAGTCGACCTCTATTCCCTTCTTATGAAGAAAATCCACAATGGTCTGAACCCCTACGTTTAGCTCCTTAGCTGCTTTAAGAAGCCGTGTTGATTTATCCTGCGTCATACTTATCCTATCGATTTTTTAGTGAAGGCAAATTTAATACAATGTGCTAAGACTCAAACTCCGAACGAAGAATGTTTACCACTTCAATTACGGTTTCTTCTTCTAGGTCGGTTCTGCGAACCAGTTCGCTTACCGAAATTTCGAGTACGCTCTTAGCTGTATCGCAGCCAATATTCTTGAGTTGATCGATGATCCAGCCTTCGATTTCATCGCCGAATTCATCTAGCGATACGTCTTCCTCATCCTCTTCGCTTTCTCTGTAAACGTCAATTTCGTAGCCGGTTAGCTGTCCGGCTAGTTTGATGTTAAGGCCACCCTTGCCGATGGCAAGCGATACCTCGGTTGGTTTTAGGTAAACATCAGCCTTGAGATTTTCATCGTCGAGCTTAATGCTGCTGATTTTAGCAGGGCTAAGAGCTCGTGCAATATAAAGCTGAGTGTTATGCGTAAAGTTGATAACGTCGATATTCTCGTTGCGAAGCTCGCGAACAATTCCGTGGATGCGCGATCCCTTCATTCCCACGCAGGCTCCAACTGGATCGATGCGCTCGTCGTAGCTTTCTACGGCAACCTTTGCGCGCTCGCCGGGTACGCGTACAATCTTCTTTATGGTGATTAGGCCATCGAAGATTTCGGGTACTTCCTGCTCGAAAAGACGCTCTAGGAATACTGGTGATGTTCTAGAAAGGATAATAAGCGGGCTGCTGTTGCGCATTTCTACGCGAACAACTACGGCTTTAAGCGTGTCGCCTTTGCGGTAGAAGTCGGATGGAATTTGCTCGGTGCGAGGAAGGATGAGCTCGTTGTTTTCGTCGTCGATAACAAGAATTTCCTTCTTCCAAACTTGGTATACTTCGCCGGTAACTACTTGGCCTACCTTATCCTTATACTTATTGAAGATGCTTGCTTTTTCGAGATCCATGATTCGGCCTGCAAGATTCTGGCGGAGTGCAAGTATTGCACGGCGTCCGAACTTCTCGAACCTAACCTCTTCCGATACCTCTTCGCCAACCTCGTAGTCCTCGTCAATTTTCTTGGCCTCGCTAAGCGGAATTTCCTTCGTAGGATCTTCTAGCTCGCCATCGGCAACCACGATACGGTTGTGGTATATCTCAAGGTTTCCCTTGTCGATATTCACGATGATATCGAAATTTTCGTCGCTTCCGTAAAGCTTTACGAGAAGGCCACGAAACACGTCCTCAAGAACGCTCATCATGGTCGGACGGTCGATATTCTTGAGTTCCTTAAACTCTGCGAATGTCTCTATAAGGTTAAGATTTTCCATTTGCAACAAGCTTATATCTCTTTCTTACTTGAATGATATTGTTTCTTTAGTCGATTTCGCATAGGCAAAGGCAATTCGCTGTTTTACCTCTACGATCTGCTTTTTCTTGGTTCCCTCTATTTGCTCCTTTTTGGAGAACGTAACCTCAAAATCGTCTTGGGTTACTTCGCTAAGGGTTCCTGCAACCTTGGCGCCATCGAGCAGCTGAACTTCAACTGGGCGACCGATGGCCTTGGTGTATTGGCGGTGTACCTTAAATGGCTGGCCAATTCCGGGTGATGCTACCATAAGTTCAAAGTCCTCTTTTTCGCGGTCGAGCGAGCCTTCTACGGCGCGGCTCACTGCAATGCATTGGTCGATACCAACTCCGCTATCGCCATCTATGGCTATGTCGATTTTATTGGAGGTGTCGATTTTTAAATCTACGAGAAATAGATCTAGTTCGGCTAATTTTTCCTCTACGATTTTTTTTACAAATGCCTGATCTACCATACTTTTTTGATAACAAAAGGGGGGACATCGTGTCCCCCTTTGTATCGGATTTTCTCCTTTACGAGCGCAAATATAGTAACTTTCAAGCAGAAATGAAAAATATTGCTGAAAATTAAGCAAATATACTAGGTTGCTTTACTCTTTTTTGCTGCATAGATGCACTTTAGGGATAATATTATTAGTAAAAAATAACAAAAACATCTGTTTTTTACAGGTTGGATGATATCCAACATTAAAAAATGCTCGGATTTAGATGAAATCTGCAAACCCTGCAATTATTCTGGAGCTTTTCGGAATACAATGGCTGTACGTGAGGGTATGTACACCTTGAGCCATTCCTTATTGCCGTTCTTGATGAGAGCGTCGGGTTGGGTGAAATGTTCTATGCTATCGTCGTTTATGGCAAAGCCGCCAAATTCTTTGGCATCGGTGTTGAGTATTGCCGTGTACTTTCCTTTTGGGGCTAGGATGCCATAGTCTGCAAATGATTTTTGGGGGCTAAAGTTAAAGATGAAGATGAGGTCGTTTCGTGCAAAGGCAAGAATTTGATCGTCCTCCTTATCCCAAAGCTTAGTAAGCGGTTTTAGGTGGAAGTTCTTCTCTGTTTTTAGAAGATTTACCATCGCTTTGTCGAACCGATCAAGGTACTGGTACTTTAAGCTAGGATCTGAGGCTAGGCTCCATTGTCTTCGTGCGTACTTATACGACCAGCCATTTCCTTGACGGGGAAAGTCGATCCACTCGGGATGGCCAAACTCGTTTCCCATAAAGTTGAGGTATCCTCCGTTTATGGTTGCTGCTGTAATGAGGCGGATCATCTTATGAAGTGCAATACCTCTATTTACGGTTAAGTCGGCATCATCAATTCGCATGTGCCAGTACATCCTTTCGTCAATAAGGCGAAAGATGATAGTCTTATCGCCAACCAAAGCCTGATCGTGGCTTTCGGCGTAGCTAATCGTCTTTTCCTCCTTTCGGCGGTTGGTTAGCTGCCAGTAGATATCACCAGGTTTCCATTCCTCATCTTTGATATCCTTTATAAGCCTAATCCAGTAGTCGGGTATTCCCATTGCCATTCGGTAGTCGAAGCCTAGACCTCCATCCTCCTGCTTGGCGGCCAGTCCGGGCATGCCGCTCATCTCTTCGGCAATGGTTATGGCATTAGGGTTTAGTAGGTGTACTAGCTTGTTGGCAAGCGCAAGGTAGGTTATGGCATCTTCGTCTTGCTTGCCGTTGTAGTAGTCGTTGTAGCTGGTGAAGGTTTGGTTAAGACCGTGGTTGAGGTAGATCATGGAGGTTACGCCATCGAAGCGGAGGCCATCAAACTTAAACTCTTCGAGCCAGTACTTGCAGTTGGAGAGGAGGTAGTGCAGCACTTCGGGTTTCCCGTAATCGAAGCAGAGCGAATCCCATGCCGGATGCTCGCGCCTTGGCCCTTGGTGGAAGTACTGGAAGGGCGTTCCATCGAAGCATCCCAGCCCTTCTACCGCATTTTTTACGGCATGCGAATGCACAATATCCATGATAACGGCAATGCCCAGCTCGTGGGCGGCATCTACCAGCTGCTTCAGCTCTTCGGGCGTGCCAAAGCGCGAAGAGGGGGCAAAGAAGCTGGAGACGTGGTACCCGAACGATCCGTAGTAGGGGTGCTCCTGTACGGCCATCAGCTGGATGGCGTTGTAGCCGAGAGAGGCAATACGGGGAAGAGCCTTCTCCCTAAACTCGTTGTAAACGCCAACCCTTTCCTCTTCGGTTGCCATGCCCACATGGCATTCGTAGATCAGCAGCGGGGAGGTGTGGGGCTTAAAGTGCTTAACGCGGAATTCGTACTCGTACTGTGGATCCCAAACCTGCGCCGAGAATATCTTGGAAGTGTTATCCTGCACAACGCGGGTTGCCCAAGCCGGTATGCGCTCGAATTTACCGCTATCGCTGTGGATGGATAGCTTGTAGTGCTGCCCATGCGCTAGCTGGTTGGGCTCTAGCCAAATCTCCCAGATTCCGTTTTCGAGGCGGTATAGGCGGAACGTCTCCTGCTCCTGCCATCCGCTAAAGTCGCCAATCAGGTAGATGCGCGATGCGGCGGGTGCCCATTCGCGGAAAACCCATCCGTCCCAAACGCGGTTCAACCCAAAGTACATATGGCCGTTGGCGAATTCGCTTAGCGATGATTTTTCTTCGGTTAGCTCCATCTCCTTTTTAAGGGTATTGGCGTACCGACGGTTGATGGTGTCGGCATAGGGGCGGAGCTGCTTGTCGTGGCGTATGATGCCTAGTTCCTCGTTCATAGTTCGGATAGGGATTGGTGAACGTAGCTGCTTACTCGGATGAAGGTAAAAGTATGGAATTATTGGGAAGGCTTCCACTGATATTGAAGCTTCGTGCAGCTGGTGAAGTACGGAAGGCGATTCCTCTTCCGATTGGAGCCTCCGTAGATGTACGGAAGGTGTTTTAGGTTCCGATTGGAGCTTCCGTAGATGTACGGAAGGTGTTTTGGGTTCCGATTGGTGCCTCCGTAGATGTACGGAAGGTGTTTTGGGTTCCGATTAGAGCTTCCGTAGATGTACGGAAGGTGTTTTGGGTTCCGATTGAAGCCTCCGTAGATGTACGGAAGGTGTTTTGGGTTCCGATTGGAGCTTCCGTAGATGTACGGAAGGTGTTTTGGGTTCCGATTGAACCTTCCGTACTTGTTGGCAAAAGGCAGAAAAAGCTACCCAATGTTTCGGGTAGCTTTCGTATGTGGGGTGCTTTACTGTATCTTCAGCAGGCTTCCTGTTTCATTTACCGAGAGCCTGTATCGTTTGCCGAGAACCATGGCGTAGTTGGGCTCTAGGTGCCCTGCAGGGATGCCAAAGGCAACCGGGATCCCCAAATGCTGCGTGTGCTCGTATACGATTTCTTCGGCAGCTTTACCGAAGGGGATGGTGTTATCGTTCATGTCGTTCATGTAGCCAACGGCAATGCCTGCAAGCTGGCCAAGAATGCCGCTATGGCGGAGGCTGAGCATGGTTCGGTCCATATGGTAAAGGTACTCGTCGAGATCTTCGATAAAGAGGATCTTTTGGTTGGTGTCTAGCTGCAAGTCGGTTGCCATAAGGCTGTAGACGAGCGAGAGGTTCCCGCCAACCAGTACGCCTTCGGCTTCGCCGTACACGTTATGAGGGTTAGCCTCGGCAGCAAGCGCGGTGTGCTTCCCTTTAAGGCTATCAACCAAGCTTTGGGTTGATGGATTGGACGACCCGTCCTTCGGAAAGTTGATGGGCATGGTGCTATGGAGGCTGGCTATCGACAGCTTGGTGTATAGGGCATGCATAACGGTAACGTCGCTGTATCCACAGAACCACTTTGGATTGTTGCGTATAGCCTCGTAGTCGAGGTATTCGAGAATGCGGGCAGATCCGTATCCTCCTCTGGCGCACAGTATCGCTTTTACTTCCGGGTCGGCTACCATTTGCATTACATCGGCAGCGCGCTGTTGGTCGGTTCCGGAAAACTGGTGAGCCTCCTTAAACAGGTTACTGCCCAGCTTTACCTTAAATCCTTCGTTGGAGAGCAGCTTAATGGCTGGCGCTAGCTCTTCGGGAGACACCTTGCGGGCGGTTGCTACTATTCCAATCGTATCGCCCTGTTCAAGGTATTTGGGGATGGTTATCATTAAAGTGTCAGTTTATGCAAATATAGGAGCTGTTACAGCTTAGTTGCCCTTTATGATTGCAGGGATTGTCTTTTTGATCTTGCTTACAGGGCTTCCCTTAAAAGTATACCCAAGACTCCAGTATAGGTATTGAGCTTTGCTGAACTTTGAGGCTCGGATGCCAAATGTTCCAAATAGGTTGTCCTTAAGGAAAACCTTTACACCGGCCACCTGGTAAAGTGGCTTATCCTTGTCGTTGCCATGGATGATGTTGTATCCGAGGTTGGCAAAGATGGAGTAGTTGGGCAAAACTAGCTCACCCTTTGCTGAAACTCCTAGCGAGAACCGATGCCAAAAAGGTCCAAGTTCGATTCGGTCGTATGTCTTACTATCGATAGGGTTGACGGCCCTCGATGCCTTTGCCCGTGAGCTTTCGTCGTAAAGAAAATCGAGGCTGGCCCCATACTTGTACTTGTAGCTGCTCACGACCATTGGCGCAAACGAAATTCCGTATACGCCAAAGTTACGGTCGAGGTACTCCGAAGGGAGGTTCGTTCCTGTGGTATCGAATCGTCGCTGGCGCGATGAAATGTTTACCAGCAAGTCGTAGTCTATTCTTGGCTCTATT
It includes:
- the nusA gene encoding transcription termination factor NusA — its product is MENLNLIETFAEFKELKNIDRPTMMSVLEDVFRGLLVKLYGSDENFDIIVNIDKGNLEIYHNRIVVADGELEDPTKEIPLSEAKKIDEDYEVGEEVSEEVRFEKFGRRAILALRQNLAGRIMDLEKASIFNKYKDKVGQVVTGEVYQVWKKEILVIDDENNELILPRTEQIPSDFYRKGDTLKAVVVRVEMRNSSPLIILSRTSPVFLERLFEQEVPEIFDGLITIKKIVRVPGERAKVAVESYDERIDPVGACVGMKGSRIHGIVRELRNENIDVINFTHNTQLYIARALSPAKISSIKLDDENLKADVYLKPTEVSLAIGKGGLNIKLAGQLTGYEIDVYRESEEDEEDVSLDEFGDEIEGWIIDQLKNIGCDTAKSVLEISVSELVRRTDLEEETVIEVVNILRSEFES
- the infB gene encoding translation initiation factor IF-2, with protein sequence MTQDKSTRLLKAAKELNVGVQTIVDFLHKKGIEVDSNPNAKITTEAYLLLEKEFGKEFKLKAEASKVDLKGIREKKAAVSIDDVLKGSSPSDEDEGDDDSERSIILKDNTSTERHKPHEPEVEKIEAPKIKGPNIIGKIDLEPKRTTRPATSEAPIEEKEKPQPAAEVKAEKTVSAPIEKPQEVKIEKATDIEPAAPVTPKEHTKVEEEVKPVQEKPAAPTETEGKQQNRPQPTPAPEKEPEATEQPKKGVEETKTDLVKEEVVKEEVVAETATETSEELFRADVEKLSGPTVVGKIDLSAFAPKKKPVATSVGNPNAGDKNKKKRKRIKPDQKVNVEGEAKSQEVRQPQFPPRAKPLEKGPKQTDANRPQKGPRQPQAGSQPGQPGQGGGNRLQVNRNAGGPQKGGSKFAAKKPVHKEVSDEDVQKQIKDTLARLTAKGAKSKSSKYRRDKRDDVRQRMMAEQELAEAERSIIKVTEFVTVNELANMMDVPVTDVIGACMNLGLMVSINQRLDAEALVLVAEEFGYKVEFVAAEIQESIQEEEDRPEDLLPRSPIVTVMGHVDHGKTSLLDYIRKANVIAGEAGGITQHIGAYSVKIDEERRITFLDTPGHEAFTAMRARGAKVTDIAIIIIAADDSVMPQTKEAINHAVAAGVPMVFAINKVDKPGANPDKIREQLAAMNYLVEDWGGKYQVQEISAKKGEGIQELLDKVLLEAEMLELKANPNKNAKGSVIESTLDKGRGYVTTMLVHSGTLNIGDVVLSGQYYGRVKAMFNERGKKITKAGPSVPVLMLGLNGAPTAGETFNVLEEREAKDIANKREQLQRMQGLRATKHITLDEIGRRIAIGNFKELNIIVKGDVDGSIEALTDSLIKLSNEEVQVNVIHKAVGQISESDVLLAAASNAIIVGFQVRPSTNARRIAENEGIEIRHYSIIYDAINEVKDAIVGMLSPEIKEETTCSIEVMEVFKITKVGTIAGCIVREGTVTRNSKIRVIRDGIVIHTGELESLKRFKDDVKEVKSGFECGLNTKGFNDIQVGDFIEGYELIEVKKTL
- the rimP gene encoding ribosome assembly cofactor RimP; this translates as MVDQAFVKKIVEEKLAELDLFLVDLKIDTSNKIDIAIDGDSGVGIDQCIAVSRAVEGSLDREKEDFELMVASPGIGQPFKVHRQYTKAIGRPVEVQLLDGAKVAGTLSEVTQDDFEVTFSKKEQIEGTKKKQIVEVKQRIAFAYAKSTKETISFK
- a CDS encoding S66 peptidase family protein → MITIPKYLEQGDTIGIVATARKVSPEELAPAIKLLSNEGFKVKLGSNLFKEAHQFSGTDQQRAADVMQMVADPEVKAILCARGGYGSARILEYLDYEAIRNNPKWFCGYSDVTVMHALYTKLSIASLHSTMPINFPKDGSSNPSTQSLVDSLKGKHTALAAEANPHNVYGEAEGVLVGGNLSLVYSLMATDLQLDTNQKILFIEDLDEYLYHMDRTMLSLRHSGILGQLAGIAVGYMNDMNDNTIPFGKAAEEIVYEHTQHLGIPVAFGIPAGHLEPNYAMVLGKRYRLSVNETGSLLKIQ
- a CDS encoding alpha amylase C-terminal domain-containing protein, translating into MNEELGIIRHDKQLRPYADTINRRYANTLKKEMELTEEKSSLSEFANGHMYFGLNRVWDGWVFREWAPAASRIYLIGDFSGWQEQETFRLYRLENGIWEIWLEPNQLAHGQHYKLSIHSDSGKFERIPAWATRVVQDNTSKIFSAQVWDPQYEYEFRVKHFKPHTSPLLIYECHVGMATEEERVGVYNEFREKALPRIASLGYNAIQLMAVQEHPYYGSFGYHVSSFFAPSSRFGTPEELKQLVDAAHELGIAVIMDIVHSHAVKNAVEGLGCFDGTPFQYFHQGPRREHPAWDSLCFDYGKPEVLHYLLSNCKYWLEEFKFDGLRFDGVTSMIYLNHGLNQTFTSYNDYYNGKQDEDAITYLALANKLVHLLNPNAITIAEEMSGMPGLAAKQEDGGLGFDYRMAMGIPDYWIRLIKDIKDEEWKPGDIYWQLTNRRKEEKTISYAESHDQALVGDKTIIFRLIDERMYWHMRIDDADLTVNRGIALHKMIRLITAATINGGYLNFMGNEFGHPEWIDFPRQGNGWSYKYARRQWSLASDPSLKYQYLDRFDKAMVNLLKTEKNFHLKPLTKLWDKEDDQILAFARNDLIFIFNFSPQKSFADYGILAPKGKYTAILNTDAKEFGGFAINDDSIEHFTQPDALIKNGNKEWLKVYIPSRTAIVFRKAPE
- a CDS encoding glycoside hydrolase family 10 protein; its protein translation is MKKESLRLVLTALLLTLAAATWARTVNPKHEMRAAWIASVENIDWPSTKGLTPEQQRQEFIKMIDQLKDVGINAVIVQVRPCADALYSSSIEPWSMYLTGKQGLAPNPYYDPLKFMIDECHKRCIEFHAWFNPYRTIKDTTYKDIDSTHIIKQHPEWLVTYGNQRYFDPALPQTREHVLKVIMDVVNRYDVDGVHFDDYFYPYKIKGVDFPDSASFAAYPRGFASDQKEAWRRDNVNLIIKAIRDSIRAAKPFVKFGISPFGIWRNKASDPRGSETNGGSNYDDLYADILHWMQNRWIDYVVPQLYWHIGLKVADYKTLAQWWSKNSNGTPLYIGQGYYRVDPQSKTKEWADGKEISRQLELNRTIPEIEGSIFFSAKSFLNNSLNVNEQLKKQYYRYPAIVPQMRFIDSLPPAAPVHFTVKDRKKNVRLSWTVSDTASSEMDRARYFVVYRFSDKVDYSNPANIYTITRDTSIILKKNKKKGKKHVRFSITALDRLYNESKPTKAVTVSM
- a CDS encoding thioredoxin family protein yields the protein MKKILFSFVGLLLLSFSAHSQWLYSYEDAQKVAKATGKLMMIDFTASWCGPCKAMESEVWSDKSVMVNMDKMVMVKVDIDYNKSVASQFNVQAIPNIVVATPDGNSFQQEVGYQSISTINKMLTSYPTDMNQVYAILFSSSKGSDSSLLALGDAYLNVAKNAPEASKSRLLALSESSYKKACKMGEKVGHATIRDLAKLRTISIFVEKGKPQKAVEALNREVKVEELCAEAKPEVAALYMRAYIALNNKEEAKKYLQQLKEDSNAVTIIERYQDEIKRLN